One Coffea arabica cultivar ET-39 chromosome 5c, Coffea Arabica ET-39 HiFi, whole genome shotgun sequence DNA window includes the following coding sequences:
- the LOC113690685 gene encoding fasciclin-like arabinogalactan protein 1, with protein sequence MQLTPAAMVAAAAVVFSLALILLPSPTEAHNITKILAEFPEFSTFNHFLTTTHLANDINNRETITVCAVDNAGMADLLGKHLSIFALKNVLSLHVLLDYFGAKKLHDITNGTALAATMYQATGSAPGSSGFVNITDLKGGKVGFGAVDNGGIDATFVKSVKEIPYNISVIQISKILPSPDAEAPTPGPSQMNITGIMSAHGCKVFAETLLASPAEQTFDSSVDGGLTIFCPGDAAMKSFLPKFKNLTADGKQSLLEFHGVPIYEPESSLKSNNGPINTLATDGAKKFGLVVQNDGQQVTLKTPLVTARITSTIFDEQPLAIFELDKVLLPRELFKGSLAPTPAPAPAPGPVADAPEPSKKHKSPPAPPAAGSPADGPAADQTAADVNGAVRFDGGRFAAVCFSLWLIILLL encoded by the coding sequence ATGCAGCTAACTCCAGCGGCCATGGTGGCCGCTGCAGCGGTGGTTTTTTCCTTGGCACTAATACTCCTACCTTCCCCAACTGAAGCTCACAACATTACTAAGATTTTAGCAGAGTTCCCAGAATTCTCCACGTTCAACCATTTCTTAACCACAACCCACCTCGCTAACGACATTAACAACCGAGAGACCATCACTGTCTGCGCCGTCGACAATGCCGGCATGGCAGATCTACTCGGCAAACACTTGTCCATCTTCGCCTTAAAAAATGTCCTCTCCCTCCACGTCCTTCTCGACTATTTCGGCGCCAAGAAGCTTCACGATATCACCAACGGAACCGCCTTGGCTGCCACCATGTACCAAGCCACCGGCAGCGCTCCCGGCTCCTCCGGCTTCGTCAACATTACTGACCTTAAGGGCGGTAAAGTGGGCTTCGGCGCCGTCGACAATGGCGGAATCGACGCCACATTTGTGAAATCTGTCAAGGAAATTCCTTACAACATTTCCGTAATTCAGATCAGTAAGATCTTGCCGTCTCCCGACGCCGAAGCGCCCACTCCTGGGCCCAGCCAGATGAACATCACGGGTATCATGTCAGCTCACGGCTGTAAAGTTTTCGCCGAGACTTTATTAGCTTCTCCAGCTGAGCAGACATTCGACAGCAGTGTTGACGGTGGGTTAACGATTTTTTGCCCGGGTGACGCTGCAATGAAGAGCTTTTTACCCAAATTCAAAAACTTAACGGCGGACGGTAAACAGTCGTTACTCGAGTTTCACGGCGTTCCGATTTACGAGCCCGAGTCATCTTTGAAATCCAATAACGGCCCTATTAACACGTTAGCCACTGACGGCGCTAAAAAGTTCGGCCTCGTTGTGCAAAATGACGGCCAGCAGGTGACGCTGAAGACGCCACTCGTGACGGCGAGGATAACGTCGACGATATTCGATGAACAGCCGTTGGCTATATTTGAGCTGGATAAGGTCTTGTTGCCCAGGGAGTTGTTCAAGGGTTCTCTGGCTCCGACTCCGGCACCGGCGCCGGCACCGGGACCGGTGGCTGATGCTCCCGAGCCTTCGAAGAAGCACAAGTCGCCGCCTGCACCGCCTGCCGCAGGTTCTCCTGCAGACGGCCCTGCTGCGGATCAAACAGCAGCGGACGTTAACGGTGCCGTTAGATTTGACGGTGGAAGATTTGCAGCTGTTTGTTTCAGTCTGTGGCTCATTATTTTACTTCTCTAa
- the LOC113688937 gene encoding nudix hydrolase 10-like isoform X2 yields the protein MEEVFVVNGVRKDELLPAFNDDHGGVIVELKEPMDSNNFRSRLRASLFQWKLQGKKGVWIKIPIGLVNLVETAVKEGFWYHHAEPDYLMLVNWIPVIDNTIPANATHRVSIGAIIVNDKRELLVVQEKNGKLKGKGIWKIPTGVIEQGEDIFAGAIREVKEETGVDTEFVELLAFRQMHKALFGKSDLLFLCMLRPLSYKIQKQDLEIEAAQWMPLEEYAAQPFTQKHGLYKYINDLCLAKLDGSYAGFTPRPVTSIFSDSISYLYVNKQDLNCRIFSLN from the exons ATGGAGGAGGTGTTTGTTGTAAATGGTGTGAGAAAGGATGAGTTGCTTCCTGCATTTAACGATGACCATGGAGGGGTCATAGTGGAGTTGAAAGAGCCTATGGACTCCAATAACTTCCGTTCCAGGCTCAGAGCTTCGCTATTTCAGTGGAAGCTTCAG GGGAAGAAGGGCGTTTGGATCAAAATTCCCATCGGACTTGTAAATCTTGTTGAAACTGCAGTTAAG GAAGGATTTTGGTATCACCACGCTGAGCCTGATTACCTGATGCTTGTCAATTGGATTCCTGTAATTGATAATACTATCCCAGCAAATGCTACGCACCGCGTTAGTATTGGGGCTATTATTGTAAATGATAAAAGGGAG TTGCTTGTTGTCCAGGAAAAGAATGGAAAATTGAAGGGGAAGGGGATATGGAAGATTCCCACAGGAGTCATTGAACAG GGTGAGGATATATTTGCTGGTGCAATAAGAGAAGTAAAAGAAGAAACAGGA GTTGACACAGAATTTGTGGAATTACTAGCATTCAG GCAAATGCACAAGGCACTCTTTGGAAAGTCAGACTTGTTGTTCTTGTGCATGCTGCGCCCTTTATCATATAAAATCCAAAAGCAAGATCTTGAAATTGAGGCCGCCCAG TGGATGCCGTTGGAAGAGTATGCAGCTCAGCCTTTTACTCAGAAACACGGCCTCTACAAGTACATTAACGACTTGTGTTTAGCAAAATTAGATGGAAGCTACGCCGGATTTACTCCGCGGCCGGTCACATCCATCTTCAGTGATTCAATAAGCTATTTGTATGTGAACAAGCAGGATCTGAACTGCAGGATCTTTAGTCTTAACTGA
- the LOC113688937 gene encoding nudix hydrolase 10-like isoform X1, translating into MEEVFVVNGVRKDELLPAFNDDHGGVIVELKEPMDSNNFRSRLRASLFQWKLQGKKGVWIKIPIGLVNLVETAVKQEGFWYHHAEPDYLMLVNWIPVIDNTIPANATHRVSIGAIIVNDKRELLVVQEKNGKLKGKGIWKIPTGVIEQGEDIFAGAIREVKEETGVDTEFVELLAFRQMHKALFGKSDLLFLCMLRPLSYKIQKQDLEIEAAQWMPLEEYAAQPFTQKHGLYKYINDLCLAKLDGSYAGFTPRPVTSIFSDSISYLYVNKQDLNCRIFSLN; encoded by the exons ATGGAGGAGGTGTTTGTTGTAAATGGTGTGAGAAAGGATGAGTTGCTTCCTGCATTTAACGATGACCATGGAGGGGTCATAGTGGAGTTGAAAGAGCCTATGGACTCCAATAACTTCCGTTCCAGGCTCAGAGCTTCGCTATTTCAGTGGAAGCTTCAG GGGAAGAAGGGCGTTTGGATCAAAATTCCCATCGGACTTGTAAATCTTGTTGAAACTGCAGTTAAG CAGGAAGGATTTTGGTATCACCACGCTGAGCCTGATTACCTGATGCTTGTCAATTGGATTCCTGTAATTGATAATACTATCCCAGCAAATGCTACGCACCGCGTTAGTATTGGGGCTATTATTGTAAATGATAAAAGGGAG TTGCTTGTTGTCCAGGAAAAGAATGGAAAATTGAAGGGGAAGGGGATATGGAAGATTCCCACAGGAGTCATTGAACAG GGTGAGGATATATTTGCTGGTGCAATAAGAGAAGTAAAAGAAGAAACAGGA GTTGACACAGAATTTGTGGAATTACTAGCATTCAG GCAAATGCACAAGGCACTCTTTGGAAAGTCAGACTTGTTGTTCTTGTGCATGCTGCGCCCTTTATCATATAAAATCCAAAAGCAAGATCTTGAAATTGAGGCCGCCCAG TGGATGCCGTTGGAAGAGTATGCAGCTCAGCCTTTTACTCAGAAACACGGCCTCTACAAGTACATTAACGACTTGTGTTTAGCAAAATTAGATGGAAGCTACGCCGGATTTACTCCGCGGCCGGTCACATCCATCTTCAGTGATTCAATAAGCTATTTGTATGTGAACAAGCAGGATCTGAACTGCAGGATCTTTAGTCTTAACTGA